A portion of the Microbulbifer agarilyticus genome contains these proteins:
- a CDS encoding glycine zipper 2TM domain-containing protein: MKLLSSVLVALLCGSLPVALHAEPPEGKGWKKHHKHKKHSYKEEYWEGNCKIERKWKRNGDYKEERTCKNPDRYAHHHGHRDAARVIILPPWFDQRAPEPEYRPEWRPTTHTSVSRCNSDQVGSVLGGLIGGVIGHQIGDGRGNTAATIGGAIAGVLIGGEVGRRMDQRNQACVAQALEFAPEGERITWQNTQGNENYAVIPGSVEMRGDQYCRSYTAEFFSNDASDSTRGTACRQADGTWVRSI; the protein is encoded by the coding sequence ATGAAACTACTCTCCTCCGTTCTCGTCGCACTGCTCTGCGGCAGCCTGCCGGTGGCACTGCACGCCGAGCCACCGGAAGGCAAAGGCTGGAAGAAGCATCACAAGCACAAAAAGCACAGCTACAAGGAAGAGTACTGGGAAGGAAACTGCAAGATTGAGCGCAAGTGGAAGCGTAACGGCGATTACAAGGAAGAGCGTACCTGTAAAAACCCTGATCGCTATGCCCACCACCACGGTCATCGCGATGCTGCACGTGTGATCATTCTGCCCCCATGGTTCGACCAGCGCGCTCCTGAGCCCGAATACCGTCCGGAATGGCGCCCAACCACCCACACCTCCGTGTCGCGCTGTAACAGCGATCAAGTGGGCAGCGTACTGGGTGGACTGATCGGCGGCGTTATTGGTCACCAGATCGGCGATGGCCGCGGCAACACGGCAGCCACCATTGGCGGTGCCATTGCCGGGGTATTGATCGGTGGCGAAGTGGGCCGGCGGATGGACCAGCGCAACCAGGCGTGTGTGGCGCAAGCGCTGGAATTTGCCCCTGAAGGCGAGCGAATCACCTGGCAAAACACCCAGGGCAATGAGAACTACGCAGTAATCCCCGGTAGCGTCGAAATGCGTGGCGATCAGTACTGCCGTTCCTACACCGCCGAGTTCTTTTCGAACGACGCATCCGACAGCACTCGCGGCACCGCCTGCCGTCAGGCGGACGGTACCTGGGTCCGCTCTATTTGA
- the wrbA gene encoding NAD(P)H:quinone oxidoreductase — MAAELARGIEEHGLEARLRTVPAVSPDTEASQAPVPDSGAPYCTADDLRDCAGLLLGSPTRFGNMAAPLRYFLDQTSDMWLDGSLCGKPAAVFTSTGSLHGGQETTLLSMMLPLMHHGMLIAGIPYSEGALMHTSTGGTPYGASHWAGSAEDGLSADEITLCRALGKRIADLASRLGEHRG, encoded by the coding sequence ATGGCCGCGGAACTGGCGCGCGGCATCGAAGAACACGGCCTGGAAGCGCGACTGCGCACGGTACCCGCGGTCTCTCCGGATACTGAGGCTTCCCAAGCTCCGGTGCCCGACAGCGGTGCGCCCTACTGTACCGCCGACGACCTGCGCGATTGTGCCGGCCTGCTGCTGGGCAGCCCCACACGCTTCGGCAATATGGCGGCGCCCTTGCGCTACTTCCTGGACCAGACCAGCGACATGTGGCTCGACGGCAGCCTGTGCGGCAAACCCGCCGCAGTGTTTACTTCCACCGGCAGCCTGCACGGCGGCCAGGAAACCACCCTGCTGTCGATGATGTTGCCACTGATGCACCACGGTATGCTCATCGCTGGTATCCCCTATTCTGAAGGTGCCTTGATGCACACCTCGACCGGTGGAACACCGTACGGCGCCTCCCACTGGGCAGGCAGCGCAGAGGACGGTCTGAGTGCCGACGAGATAACCCTGTGCCGGGCACTTGGGAAACGTATTGCCGATCTGGCGAGCCGACTGGGAGAACACCGTGGCTAA
- a CDS encoding L-cystine transporter, with the protein MQLSAFLLLAFYLFLLWPLARWHHSRNSLAPAVFAGLLLGVLLGGLMHLAEGWGVNTPWVLDWVGLIGNGYVNLLHLLVMPLVLISILAAVVKVSNTASLGKISGSVLVVLLGTTAIAAFIGVVIAHLFGLTAEGLVEGSREAARVDVLNERMGRVTDLSIPEILTSFISRNIFADLAGQRDTSVIAVVIFAVLMGLAALAVRRENPEQGAAIERFVTVAQAWIMKLVRLIMAFTPYGVMALVTALVAKSSWTDIFNLFNFVLASFVAIALMFVVHALLLMINGISPLHYFATVLPVLVFAFSSRSSAATIPLNVETQIDKLGNSPAIANFSASFGATIGQNGCAGIYPAMLAVMVAVPMGINVFDPVWLTSLIAVIVISSFGIAGVGGGATFAALVVLPTMGLPVQIAALLISVEPLIDMARTALNVNGAMTAGTLTQRWLGPSVEVAEAR; encoded by the coding sequence ATGCAATTGAGTGCATTTCTACTGCTGGCCTTCTACCTGTTCTTACTCTGGCCCCTGGCGCGCTGGCACCACAGCCGCAATTCGCTGGCCCCGGCGGTGTTTGCCGGGCTGCTGTTGGGGGTGTTGCTGGGTGGCCTGATGCACCTGGCGGAGGGCTGGGGCGTTAACACACCCTGGGTGCTCGACTGGGTCGGCCTGATTGGCAATGGCTACGTGAATCTGCTTCACCTGCTGGTGATGCCGCTGGTGTTGATCTCGATCCTCGCTGCGGTGGTCAAAGTGAGCAATACCGCCTCGCTCGGCAAAATCAGTGGGTCGGTGCTGGTGGTCCTCCTCGGCACCACCGCAATTGCCGCGTTTATCGGTGTGGTGATCGCGCACCTGTTCGGCCTGACTGCGGAGGGGCTGGTAGAAGGCTCCCGAGAAGCCGCGCGTGTGGATGTGCTGAATGAACGCATGGGGCGCGTGACGGACCTCAGTATTCCCGAAATCCTTACCTCGTTTATTTCCCGCAATATCTTTGCGGACCTCGCCGGCCAACGCGATACCTCGGTGATCGCGGTGGTGATTTTCGCGGTATTGATGGGGCTTGCCGCGCTGGCGGTGCGCCGGGAGAATCCGGAGCAGGGCGCTGCTATCGAACGTTTTGTTACCGTGGCGCAGGCCTGGATCATGAAGCTGGTGCGCCTGATCATGGCGTTTACCCCCTACGGCGTTATGGCGCTGGTGACAGCGCTGGTGGCCAAGTCCAGCTGGACGGACATCTTTAACCTGTTCAACTTTGTGCTTGCTTCCTTTGTGGCGATTGCGCTGATGTTTGTGGTGCATGCGCTCTTGCTGATGATCAACGGCATTAGTCCACTGCACTATTTCGCCACCGTGCTGCCGGTGCTGGTGTTTGCCTTCAGCTCCCGCTCCAGTGCTGCGACCATTCCGCTCAATGTGGAAACCCAGATCGACAAGCTCGGCAACTCCCCGGCCATTGCCAACTTTTCCGCGTCCTTTGGTGCCACCATTGGCCAGAACGGTTGCGCGGGTATTTACCCGGCCATGTTGGCGGTGATGGTGGCGGTGCCCATGGGGATCAATGTGTTTGACCCGGTGTGGCTCACCTCGCTGATCGCCGTCATTGTGATCAGCTCCTTCGGTATCGCGGGCGTGGGCGGCGGGGCGACCTTTGCGGCGCTGGTGGTACTGCCGACCATGGGCCTGCCGGTTCAGATTGCCGCACTATTGATCTCCGTCGAGCCGCTGATCGATATGGCGCGCACCGCGTTGAATGTGAATGGCGCCATGACCGCGGGTACCCTCACCCAGCGCTGGCTGGGGCCCAGCGTGGAGGTTGCGGAGGCCCGCTAA
- the arsC gene encoding arsenate reductase (glutaredoxin) (This arsenate reductase requires both glutathione and glutaredoxin to convert arsenate to arsenite, after which the efflux transporter formed by ArsA and ArsB can extrude the arsenite from the cell, providing resistance.) → MWTIYHNPRCSKSRQTLQLLQENNIEPEIVLYLETPPDAASLKTILGKLDIAPRDLLRKGEDAYKELNLKDTSHSDDDLIDAMVSHPKLIERPIVIKGDKAVLGRPPENVLELI, encoded by the coding sequence ATGTGGACGATCTACCATAACCCTCGCTGTTCAAAATCTCGCCAAACTCTGCAGTTGCTGCAGGAAAACAATATCGAACCGGAAATCGTACTCTATCTGGAGACCCCGCCAGATGCGGCCAGCCTGAAAACAATTCTCGGCAAGCTGGATATCGCTCCGCGCGATCTACTGCGCAAGGGCGAGGATGCCTATAAGGAACTGAACCTGAAAGACACCAGCCATAGCGATGACGACTTGATCGACGCCATGGTGAGTCACCCCAAGCTGATCGAGCGTCCTATCGTGATCAAGGGTGACAAGGCCGTGCTTGGTCGCCCGCCAGAAAATGTGCTGGAGCTGATCTAG
- a CDS encoding DUF3106 domain-containing protein: MSNATAKHTSNPVSGTLRKIGFALLLLASFAGSAWADPAAWKDLSDSERQLLQRFEGRWDQFTTEQRTRLREGAARWAGMSTQERQQARQEFGRWQRLKPEQRQKLREAYDRFKKLPPEERKKIREARERFKQLPPERQRRLRDRWHNMTPEQRQRFKQRGGKRQKRG; encoded by the coding sequence ATGAGTAACGCCACAGCCAAACACACATCGAACCCCGTTTCCGGCACTCTGCGGAAAATCGGCTTCGCGCTGCTGTTGTTGGCCTCCTTTGCCGGTAGCGCCTGGGCCGACCCGGCCGCGTGGAAGGACTTGAGTGACAGCGAGCGCCAATTACTGCAGCGCTTTGAAGGCCGCTGGGACCAGTTCACCACTGAGCAACGCACCCGCCTGCGAGAGGGCGCGGCGCGCTGGGCGGGCATGAGTACCCAGGAGCGACAGCAGGCCCGCCAGGAATTTGGCCGCTGGCAGCGTTTGAAGCCCGAGCAGCGCCAGAAGCTGCGCGAGGCCTACGACCGCTTTAAAAAATTGCCGCCGGAAGAGCGCAAGAAAATCCGTGAGGCGCGCGAACGCTTCAAGCAGTTGCCGCCAGAGCGACAGCGCCGTTTGCGGGACCGCTGGCACAACATGACGCCAGAGCAGCGCCAGCGCTTCAAACAGCGCGGTGGCAAACGGCAGAAGCGGGGCTGA
- a CDS encoding YihY family inner membrane protein yields the protein MTEMVHRWRRFFTSLWTVFNEKNCRQNAAALTYMTLFAIVPLVTVSYAMLSLFPDFAGLESKIQHQIFSHFVPESGREVQEYIDSFSTQAQRLTGVGIGILLLTAGFLLKNIETTFNAIWDIPKGRRGVSSFLLYWAILSLGPILLGAGMAATTYLFSQKVLAHNDSLGVLPVVLRVLPWVFTAIAFTLLFVAVPNCRVPLRHGLVGGVLTAFAFELAKYLFGAIVARSSVQAIYGAFAFVPLFLLWIYLMWMIVLAGCVLVRTLSAYHAAAQGRNYSDLVATLSILWKFFCNYQQGQTIREQDISRAGIRPAQWRRIREVLQDNQVIGQTDRNEFVLVRDLDSVTLQQMLDWLHPAPVPESGHRELEVRPWYREVEARFREARDFSREHLSRSLGDLFRESMSQEVVEKSVDTSLTPAVVAGEEVPDNKSVSKGSGRNARSGKSSSKTAKS from the coding sequence ATGACTGAAATGGTGCACCGCTGGCGTCGCTTTTTTACCTCTTTGTGGACCGTGTTCAATGAAAAGAACTGCCGGCAGAATGCCGCAGCACTCACTTATATGACGCTGTTCGCGATCGTTCCCCTGGTGACCGTGAGTTATGCCATGCTGTCACTGTTTCCAGACTTTGCGGGTCTGGAAAGCAAAATCCAGCATCAGATCTTTTCTCATTTTGTGCCGGAAAGTGGGCGCGAAGTGCAGGAGTACATCGATAGTTTTTCCACTCAGGCTCAGCGCCTTACCGGTGTCGGTATTGGCATTCTGTTGCTGACCGCGGGTTTTTTGCTGAAAAACATCGAGACCACATTTAATGCGATCTGGGATATTCCCAAGGGCCGCCGCGGCGTTTCCAGCTTTTTACTCTACTGGGCAATTCTGAGCCTCGGGCCGATCTTGCTCGGTGCCGGCATGGCCGCCACCACCTATTTGTTCTCGCAGAAAGTGCTCGCGCACAACGACAGCCTCGGCGTATTGCCGGTAGTCCTGCGGGTGCTGCCCTGGGTGTTTACCGCTATCGCCTTCACCCTGCTGTTTGTAGCGGTGCCTAATTGCCGCGTGCCGCTGCGTCATGGCCTTGTCGGTGGTGTGCTCACTGCTTTTGCGTTTGAGCTGGCCAAGTATCTGTTTGGTGCCATCGTCGCGCGCAGTTCTGTTCAGGCGATTTACGGTGCCTTTGCCTTCGTACCGCTGTTCCTGTTGTGGATCTATCTGATGTGGATGATCGTACTGGCAGGATGTGTGCTGGTACGCACACTATCCGCCTACCACGCGGCGGCTCAGGGGCGAAATTACTCCGACTTGGTGGCAACCCTGTCTATTTTGTGGAAGTTCTTCTGTAACTATCAACAGGGACAGACCATCCGCGAGCAGGATATTTCACGCGCGGGTATTCGCCCGGCCCAGTGGCGGCGCATTCGCGAGGTACTGCAGGACAACCAGGTGATCGGACAAACCGATCGCAATGAGTTCGTATTGGTGCGCGACCTGGATTCCGTGACCCTGCAGCAAATGCTGGATTGGCTGCACCCGGCACCGGTGCCAGAGAGCGGCCACCGCGAGTTGGAAGTACGCCCCTGGTACCGCGAGGTGGAAGCGCGCTTCCGTGAGGCGAGAGACTTTTCCCGCGAGCACCTTTCCAGGAGCCTCGGCGACCTATTTCGCGAGTCGATGTCGCAAGAGGTTGTGGAAAAGAGCGTGGATACCAGTTTGACCCCTGCCGTCGTAGCCGGGGAAGAGGTCCCAGATAATAAATCGGTCAGTAAAGGGAGTGGCCGCAATGCGCGCAGCGGCAAGTCGTCGAGTAAAACAGCCAAGTCTTGA
- a CDS encoding glycine zipper 2TM domain-containing protein, giving the protein MALTNKWLQQLALVSLTVVLVVVSVRASAGDSGYYPGPHTGQDGYDYAPVTAVTPIYNDVNVVEPRTQCWDQTVTYQQPSPAGAIIGGLVGAAVGRNVSKGHKHHKRYHRHHRRYHRHHNGNKAAGMVAGAAVGAVIGNAISRSQAPVQYGTQQRCQVVEEVSTRRELIGYDVNYRYNGQEYLIRTNHHPGDRIRVRVDVTPVL; this is encoded by the coding sequence ATGGCATTAACAAACAAGTGGTTACAGCAGCTGGCACTGGTTAGTCTCACCGTGGTTCTTGTGGTGGTGAGTGTCCGCGCCAGCGCGGGTGATAGTGGCTATTACCCCGGTCCGCATACAGGACAGGACGGTTATGACTATGCCCCGGTCACCGCAGTGACGCCTATCTATAATGACGTGAATGTCGTCGAGCCCAGAACCCAGTGCTGGGACCAGACTGTCACCTATCAGCAGCCTTCTCCGGCCGGTGCCATCATCGGCGGCCTCGTAGGCGCTGCGGTGGGACGCAATGTAAGCAAGGGGCACAAGCACCACAAGCGCTATCATCGCCACCACCGTCGCTATCACCGGCACCATAACGGTAACAAGGCCGCGGGCATGGTTGCGGGCGCTGCAGTAGGCGCTGTCATCGGCAATGCCATCAGTCGCAGTCAGGCGCCGGTCCAGTACGGCACCCAGCAGCGCTGTCAGGTTGTCGAAGAAGTGAGCACGCGCCGGGAGTTGATTGGCTACGACGTTAACTACCGCTACAACGGCCAGGAATATCTGATTCGCACTAACCACCATCCTGGAGATAGAATTCGGGTTCGTGTAGACGTCACGCCGGTACTGTGA
- a CDS encoding DUF2069 domain-containing protein — protein MAKEKKPSKPIDEALVARKLAFARKLNWVCYAGLLLLFAVWNLFLGGSFKWWLLQTVPLLLVLPGLLKQRQRSYLWLCFILLLYITAGIVDVMMPTRGWQHGALTALSLILFISSMMTSRWQVQLHNARTHVSL, from the coding sequence GTGGCTAAAGAGAAGAAACCAAGCAAGCCCATCGACGAGGCGCTGGTGGCCCGCAAACTGGCATTCGCACGCAAATTAAACTGGGTGTGCTATGCCGGGCTGCTGCTGTTGTTCGCGGTGTGGAACCTGTTCCTGGGTGGCTCATTTAAATGGTGGTTACTGCAGACGGTACCGCTGCTGCTGGTATTGCCCGGCCTGCTCAAGCAACGCCAACGCAGCTATTTATGGCTGTGTTTTATCCTCCTGCTCTATATTACCGCCGGAATCGTCGACGTAATGATGCCTACACGCGGCTGGCAGCATGGCGCGCTGACCGCCCTCAGCCTTATCCTATTTATATCTTCAATGATGACCAGTCGCTGGCAAGTGCAGTTACACAACGCACGCACCCACGTCAGTTTGTAA
- a CDS encoding RNA polymerase sigma factor — MEQFLASVEKRAFSMAAMAVGNRDDALDIVQDAMFALVRNYSHKQREQWRPLFFTILNNRITDWHRRHKTVSRWQLLREKFTRGDEESDDVFDPGALEDQSGPRPEQGVFSERALDAIESAVGRLPPRQQQAFMLRCVEGFDISETAAAMSCSSGSVKTHLSRALAALRGQLEEVR; from the coding sequence ATGGAACAATTTTTAGCCTCGGTAGAGAAGCGAGCCTTCTCCATGGCCGCTATGGCGGTGGGGAACCGTGACGATGCGCTGGATATTGTGCAGGATGCTATGTTCGCGCTGGTGCGCAATTACAGCCACAAACAGCGGGAACAGTGGCGCCCGCTGTTTTTTACCATTCTCAATAACCGAATTACCGATTGGCACCGCCGGCACAAGACCGTCTCGCGCTGGCAGCTTCTGCGGGAGAAATTTACCCGCGGCGATGAGGAGTCGGACGATGTGTTTGACCCGGGCGCACTGGAAGACCAGAGTGGCCCGAGGCCAGAGCAAGGTGTGTTTTCCGAGCGTGCTCTGGACGCAATTGAGTCCGCCGTCGGTCGCTTGCCCCCGCGGCAGCAGCAGGCATTTATGTTGCGCTGTGTCGAAGGCTTTGATATCTCGGAAACCGCTGCTGCCATGTCCTGCAGTAGCGGTAGTGTGAAGACCCACCTGTCCCGGGCGCTGGCTGCCCTGCGTGGACAATTGGAGGAAGTGCGATGA
- a CDS encoding TlpA family protein disulfide reductase, whose amino-acid sequence MRAAASRRVKQPSLERFRALFLLIAVLALATGCGAGSGGLADLHGKPLDTSGKVLLVNYWAEWCAPCREEIPELNTFYGEHQDQVLVLGINFDQPPKEEIQRQADKFGIAFPLLADAPEGRWGQAVPQVLPSTFIIDRHGQWQRTLIGPQTAESLMEAIQPYLSE is encoded by the coding sequence ATGCGCGCAGCGGCAAGTCGTCGAGTAAAACAGCCAAGTCTTGAGCGGTTCCGCGCTCTTTTCCTGCTTATCGCAGTGCTCGCACTGGCCACAGGGTGTGGTGCGGGCTCCGGTGGCTTAGCCGATTTACACGGCAAACCGCTGGATACCTCGGGAAAAGTCCTGCTGGTGAACTACTGGGCGGAGTGGTGTGCGCCCTGTCGCGAAGAGATACCTGAACTAAACACCTTCTACGGCGAGCACCAAGACCAGGTGCTGGTGCTCGGGATAAATTTTGATCAGCCGCCAAAAGAAGAAATACAGCGGCAAGCGGACAAATTCGGTATCGCTTTCCCGCTATTGGCGGATGCCCCGGAAGGCCGCTGGGGTCAGGCGGTGCCACAGGTGCTGCCTTCCACCTTTATTATCGATCGTCACGGCCAGTGGCAGCGGACGTTAATCGGCCCGCAAACCGCAGAATCCCTAATGGAAGCTATCCAGCCCTACCTATCAGAGTAA
- the sppA gene encoding signal peptide peptidase SppA, whose protein sequence is MTDSTRSRGFIRRFFGAIGGAITWLRRVVTNLIFLLLLLFIGAAIFGGEERITVPQGGALKVAPSGFLVDELSQPGGLPGFFGGPSAPQETRVKDLVDAIDHAAGDSRISALVLELDSLAGASLSKLEEVGEAVQRFKASDKPVYAIGDNFTQGQYFLASHADKVYMNPMGSLLITGFGSYRSYVKSALDKLKINFHVFRVGDYKDAIEPYIRDDMSPASRENKARWLNRLWNEYTEQVTGLRNLPPSAVDNYIADLPENLRAEGGSWAKAALANQFVDKLLTRRAAVAELQEVVGEAKEDTSQYRGIHAQDYLRHMKMTNLPDPRQPKDKIALISAAGAIVDGDAPAGQIGSASLGKLIAKARDKNVKALVLRIDSPGGSAFASEAIRQELLATREAGIPVVISMGSVAASGGYWIAAGGDRIWASPSTITGSIGVFGAFPTFEDSLEHLGIYNDGVGTTALAGTMRLDRPLPEAAADILQQGVNHTYAQFLQLVAEARNSTPEEIHKIAQGQVWTGRAALELGLVDDLGNLKDAIADAAQLAEIDKYDVMEIQRELSPSEKLMRALAENVDAQVSASIERNLPLGAWFSSLQPALQPFTELKSFKDPRALYLRCMGCVAP, encoded by the coding sequence TTGACCGACTCAACACGCAGCCGCGGGTTTATCCGCCGCTTCTTTGGCGCCATTGGCGGAGCCATCACCTGGCTGCGCCGGGTGGTTACCAACCTAATCTTCCTGCTGCTACTTCTGTTTATCGGCGCCGCCATCTTTGGTGGTGAAGAGCGCATTACCGTGCCTCAGGGTGGCGCGTTAAAAGTGGCACCCAGTGGTTTTCTGGTAGATGAACTCAGCCAGCCAGGCGGCCTGCCGGGCTTTTTTGGCGGCCCCTCCGCGCCGCAAGAGACACGGGTAAAAGACCTGGTCGATGCCATAGATCACGCGGCCGGCGACAGCCGGATTTCTGCTTTGGTACTGGAACTCGACAGCCTCGCCGGCGCCAGCTTGAGCAAGCTCGAAGAAGTGGGCGAAGCGGTACAGCGCTTCAAGGCGAGCGACAAGCCGGTTTATGCCATCGGTGACAACTTCACCCAGGGCCAGTACTTCCTCGCCAGCCATGCGGACAAGGTGTACATGAACCCGATGGGCTCGCTACTCATTACTGGTTTCGGCAGCTACCGCAGCTACGTAAAGAGCGCGCTCGACAAGCTAAAGATCAACTTCCACGTATTCCGCGTGGGCGATTACAAAGACGCTATCGAGCCCTATATCCGCGATGATATGTCGCCCGCCTCGCGCGAGAACAAGGCGCGCTGGCTCAACCGCTTGTGGAACGAATACACCGAACAGGTTACCGGCCTGCGCAATTTGCCGCCCAGCGCCGTCGATAACTATATTGCCGATTTGCCGGAAAACCTGCGCGCCGAAGGCGGTAGCTGGGCCAAGGCTGCATTGGCAAATCAATTCGTCGACAAGCTCCTCACCCGCCGCGCGGCCGTCGCCGAGTTGCAGGAAGTGGTTGGGGAAGCCAAGGAAGATACATCCCAATACCGCGGTATTCATGCGCAGGATTACCTGCGCCACATGAAGATGACCAACCTGCCGGACCCGCGCCAACCGAAAGATAAAATCGCCCTGATCAGTGCCGCCGGCGCTATCGTCGATGGCGATGCACCGGCCGGACAGATCGGCAGTGCCAGCCTCGGCAAGCTGATTGCCAAGGCCCGCGACAAGAACGTCAAAGCGCTGGTTCTGCGTATCGACAGCCCTGGCGGATCGGCATTCGCATCGGAAGCGATTCGCCAGGAACTGCTCGCCACCCGCGAAGCGGGAATCCCGGTAGTGATTTCCATGGGCAGTGTTGCGGCCTCCGGCGGTTACTGGATCGCGGCCGGCGGGGATCGTATCTGGGCATCGCCTTCAACGATCACCGGTTCCATTGGTGTGTTTGGGGCCTTCCCCACCTTCGAAGATTCACTGGAACACCTCGGCATCTACAACGACGGTGTTGGCACGACCGCACTGGCAGGCACCATGCGCCTCGACCGGCCGCTGCCTGAGGCCGCCGCCGATATCCTGCAGCAGGGCGTCAACCATACCTACGCGCAGTTCCTACAGCTGGTTGCCGAGGCCCGCAACAGCACCCCCGAGGAAATTCACAAGATCGCCCAGGGACAAGTGTGGACAGGCCGTGCGGCTCTGGAACTTGGACTGGTGGATGACCTCGGCAACCTCAAGGATGCCATTGCCGACGCAGCACAACTGGCCGAGATCGATAAGTACGATGTGATGGAGATCCAGCGCGAGTTGAGCCCCAGCGAAAAGCTGATGCGTGCGCTGGCAGAAAATGTCGATGCCCAGGTGTCTGCGAGTATCGAGCGTAACCTGCCGCTGGGTGCCTGGTTCAGTAGCCTGCAACCGGCATTGCAGCCGTTCACTGAACTGAAGTCATTCAAGGATCCGCGTGCGCTGTACCTACGCTGTATGGGCTGCGTTGCGCCTTAA